Proteins from a genomic interval of Acomys russatus chromosome 19, mAcoRus1.1, whole genome shotgun sequence:
- the LOC127203996 gene encoding zinc finger protein 431-like — MLETYRNLSAIGYNWEDRNIEEHCQRSRRHRRYRRSHSGEKPYECKQCGKAFGRHSHLQRHKRSKSHQNHLQIHNRIHTEKKTYECNQCGKAFTRNGNLLIHKRTHTGEKPYECDQCGKAFAHYSHLLIHERTHTGEKPYECDQCDKAFACHGHLLSHKRTHTGERPYECKQCGKAFGRHSHLQRHERSKSHQNHLQRHKRTHTGEKPYECNHCDKAFTRNSYLLIHERTHTGEKPYECDQCDKAFACHSSLRIHKRTHTGERSYECNQCGKTFACHSSLRIHKRTHTGEKPYKCNQCGKQFAYHSVLQIHKRTHTGEKPYKCSQCDKAFSKLFSLQTHKRTHTGEKPYECNQCGKAFTVNSSLQIHIRTHTGEKPYECNQCGKAFACHSSLRIHKRTHTGEKHYKCNQCGKVFACNNHLLIHKRTHTGEKPYECNQCGKAFACNSHLLSHKRTHSGEKPYKCKQCGKAFARHSHLQRHERIHTREKRYECNKYGKHFLQQNNLRIHKRTHTGEKPYDSNQCVKAIACHSSL, encoded by the exons atgctggagacctacaggaactTGTCTGCTATAG GCTACAACTGGGAAGACCGTAATATTGAAGAACATTGTCAGCGTTCTAGAAGACAtagaag GTATAGAAGAAGTCattctggagagaaaccttatgaatgtaagcaatgtggtaaagcctttggacgtcacagtcatcttcaaaggcacaAAAGATCTAAATCACATCAAAATCATCTTCAAATACATAATAGAATACATACTGAAAAGAAaacctatgaatgtaatcaatgtggtaaagcctttacacGTAATGGTAATCTcctaatacataaaagaacacatactggagagaaaccctatgaatgtgaccagtgtggtaaagcctttgcacactACAGTCATCTCCTGatacatgaaagaacacatactggagagaaaccctatgaatgtgaccAGTGTGATAAGGCATTTGCATGCCATGGTCATCTCCTAagtcataaaagaacacatacggGAGAGAGACCTTATGAATGTAAGCAGTGTGGTAAAGCTTTCGGACgacacagtcatcttcaaaggcatgaaagatcAAAATCACATCAAAATCATcttcaaagacataaaagaacacatactggagagaaaccctatgaatgcaaTCACTGTGATAAAGCCTTTACTCGTAACAGTTATCTCCTaatacatgaaagaacacatactggagagaaaccctatgaatgtgatcaatgtgataaagcctttgcGTGTCACAGCAGTCTccgaatacataaaagaacacatactggagagaggtcctatgaatgtaaccaatgtggtaaaacCTTTGCATGCCACAGTAGTCTtcgaatacataaaagaacacatactggagagaaaccctacaaatgtaaccaatgtggtaaacaATTTGCTTATCATAGTgttctccaaatacataaaagaacacatactggagagaaaccctacaaatgtagtcaatgtgataaagccttttcaaAACTCTTTTCcctacaaacacataaaagaacacatactggagagaaaccctatgaatgcaaTCAATGCGGAAAAGCCTTTACTGTTAACAGTAGTCTCCAAATACATATAAGAACACACACTGGGGAGAAACCATATGagtgtaaccaatgtggtaaagcctttgcatgtcataGTAGTCTccgaatacataaaagaacacatactggagagaaacactacaaatgtaaccaatgtggtaaagtctttgcATGTAACAATCATCTcctaatacataaaagaacacatactggggagaaaccctatgaatgtaaccagtgtggtaaagcctttgcatgtaaCAGTCATCTCCTAagtcataaaagaacacattctggagagaaaccttataaatgtaagcaatgtggtaaagcctttgcacgtcacaGTCATCtccaaaggcatgaaagaattcatacaagagaaaaacgctatgaatgtaacaaatATGGTAAACACTTTTTACAGCAAAATAATCTGCggatacataaaagaacacatactggagagaaaccctatgacaGTAATCAATGTGTTAAAGCCATCGCATGTCATAGTAGTCTTTGA